One Nitrospirota bacterium genomic window, ACTGGGCGCTGACCCGCCGGCGACGGTCGGCTTTGAGGCCAAGGTCGTGGCAGCTGATGGGCAAGTACTCTGGGTCGGTGGTTATTATGAACGGCAACGGCCCATGACCGAGGACCTCATGGGATTCTTGCAACGATGGGCCTTCGTGACGGCGGCGGAACTCGCAGAATACGGGGTTGATGCGGTCTTGAGCGACTTCCCGTTCGGTGTGAGGGAGGGCAAGTAGAGTGCTGGTTATTCCTGCTATTGATTTGAAAGATGGGCGTTGTGTGCGGTTACGTCAAGGCGATATGGCTGACGAAACGGTCTATTCTGACGATGTGACGGAGGTTGCCCGCCAGTGGCAACAACAGGGGGCCGGGCTGATTCACGTCGTGGATTTAAACGGCGCGGTCGACGGCGAGCCCAAGAATCTGCCCCACATCGAGTCCGTCATGAACGCGGTTCGCGTCAAAGTTCAGGTCGGCGGCGGCATCAGGACCATTGATACGGTCCGCCGGTATCTCAATGCTGGGGTGTCGCGCGTTGTGCTCGGCACGGCAGCGCTCACGAACCGGGCGCTGCTCGATCTGGCCTGCCAGGAGTTTCCGCAGCGGATCGTACTTGGGCTTGATGCACGTGACGGTCGAATCGCTGTAAAAGGCTGGACGTCGGTATCCGATGTGAAAGCGATCGATTTGTTGAAGGAGCTGTCAG contains:
- the hisA gene encoding 1-(5-phosphoribosyl)-5-[(5-phosphoribosylamino)methylideneamino]imidazole-4-carboxamide isomerase produces the protein MLVIPAIDLKDGRCVRLRQGDMADETVYSDDVTEVARQWQQQGAGLIHVVDLNGAVDGEPKNLPHIESVMNAVRVKVQVGGGIRTIDTVRRYLNAGVSRVVLGTAALTNRALLDLACQEFPQRIVLGLDARDGRIAVKGWTSVSDVKAIDLLKELSGCAIAAVVYTDIARDGMLNGPNIPALKEVVECSSFPVIASGGITRLEDLQAVRSLGPKIEGAIVGKALYDGKLDLKAAVAALGKE